One segment of Microbacterium arborescens DNA contains the following:
- a CDS encoding UbiA family prenyltransferase: protein MRTVRALWGASHPGPSVVVTALALALGLAAGLEPWRLAVLVTSVLFGQLSIGISNDAIDRERDRAVGRTDKPLVRGEVSNRSAWIAASGSVVIALALSAVLGWGMLLAHAVTIVSAWSYNLGLKSSPLSVVPFLVSFGLFPSLATLSSSDPTLAAPFAAVAGAALGAAVHLTNVLPDLDDDRDTGVRGLPHRLGAPISVVVAVAGIVVAAIAVLIGGRSDGVLPWLFFGAVLALAIAVVVRMRLRGPDRTGFRLVMAAALVLAAQLVVAAGSLR, encoded by the coding sequence ATGCGCACGGTCCGGGCCCTGTGGGGCGCCTCACACCCGGGTCCATCGGTCGTCGTGACGGCCCTCGCTCTGGCGCTCGGGCTCGCGGCCGGGCTCGAGCCGTGGCGGCTGGCGGTGCTCGTGACGTCCGTGCTGTTCGGTCAGCTCTCGATCGGCATCTCCAACGACGCGATCGACCGCGAGCGCGACCGCGCTGTCGGCCGGACCGACAAGCCCCTCGTCCGAGGTGAGGTCTCGAACCGTTCGGCGTGGATCGCGGCGTCGGGCTCGGTCGTCATCGCGCTGGCTCTGTCGGCGGTGCTCGGGTGGGGGATGCTGCTCGCGCATGCCGTCACGATCGTGTCGGCCTGGTCGTACAACCTGGGGCTGAAATCCTCACCGTTGTCGGTCGTGCCGTTTCTGGTGAGCTTCGGGCTCTTCCCCTCTCTCGCCACCCTTTCTTCCTCCGACCCGACGCTCGCGGCACCCTTCGCGGCGGTCGCGGGTGCGGCGCTCGGGGCCGCTGTGCACCTGACGAATGTCCTGCCCGACCTCGACGACGACCGCGACACGGGCGTGCGCGGGCTGCCGCACCGCCTCGGAGCACCCATTTCGGTGGTCGTCGCGGTGGCCGGCATCGTCGTGGCCGCGATCGCGGTGCTCATCGGCGGACGGAGCGACGGCGTCTTGCCGTGGCTGTTCTTCGGGGCGGTGCTGGCGCTCGCGATCGCCGTCGTGGTGCGGATGCGGCTGCGCGGTCCCGATCGCACCGGGTTCCGTCTGGTCATGGCCGCGGCCCTCGTGCTGGCGGCCCAACTGGTGGTGGCCGCAGGGTCGCTGCGCTGA
- a CDS encoding FAD-dependent oxidoreductase, with the protein MPDVIVVGAGPVGMLLAAELTRRGVDVTVLERRERSGDGSRAIGLHAPVLAALEAGGATDRILADAVRVSQGEARSDGELLGVVRFDRLPARHPYVATLPQALTERALAHGAPPPLRGTSVTRVTPRPTEVRLETAGPRGHGELSAPLVVIAGGVGARELVFRPEALRRTSYPDRYLMSDADVPGRTDAEVAVVHLAASGVLESFPLPGDRRRFVAWDAPPAREDGGFDEPEARLHRLRAAMRERGETDAADAITDATGFRVRRVLAAQLRRGRVVVIGDAAHEISPIGGQGMNLGLLDAATLAPLLADWIRSGAEPAAALAIWERDRLRSARTAGRLAAVNMRLGRPVSPVTHAIRTRVLGRVLAATGSLVPNAYAMGLDAAAR; encoded by the coding sequence ATGCCTGACGTCATCGTCGTCGGCGCCGGCCCGGTGGGGATGCTGCTGGCCGCCGAGCTCACACGGCGGGGCGTCGACGTCACGGTGCTCGAGAGACGTGAGCGCAGCGGCGACGGATCCCGCGCGATCGGGCTCCACGCCCCCGTGCTCGCAGCGCTCGAGGCGGGCGGCGCGACCGACCGCATCCTCGCCGACGCCGTCCGCGTCTCGCAGGGCGAGGCGCGCAGCGACGGCGAGCTGCTCGGCGTCGTGCGCTTCGACCGCCTGCCGGCTCGGCATCCGTATGTCGCGACCCTCCCCCAGGCGCTCACCGAGCGTGCGCTCGCGCACGGCGCACCGCCTCCGCTGCGGGGCACCTCGGTCACCCGCGTGACACCGCGACCCACCGAGGTGCGGCTCGAGACGGCGGGCCCACGGGGGCACGGCGAGCTCTCGGCGCCACTCGTCGTGATCGCGGGAGGCGTCGGCGCGCGTGAGCTGGTGTTCCGGCCGGAGGCCCTGCGCCGCACGAGCTACCCCGACCGATATCTCATGAGCGACGCGGACGTGCCCGGTAGAACCGACGCGGAGGTCGCGGTCGTGCACCTCGCGGCATCCGGCGTGCTCGAGTCGTTCCCCCTGCCCGGAGACCGTCGCCGGTTCGTCGCCTGGGACGCCCCGCCCGCGCGGGAGGACGGCGGTTTCGACGAGCCGGAAGCCCGACTGCACCGGCTGCGCGCGGCGATGCGCGAACGCGGCGAGACGGATGCCGCGGACGCGATCACCGACGCGACGGGCTTCCGCGTGCGGCGCGTGCTCGCGGCGCAGCTCCGTCGCGGCCGGGTCGTGGTCATCGGCGACGCGGCGCACGAGATCAGCCCGATCGGCGGACAGGGGATGAACCTCGGCCTCCTCGACGCGGCGACCCTGGCTCCGCTGCTCGCCGACTGGATCCGCAGCGGGGCCGAGCCCGCCGCCGCCCTCGCCATCTGGGAACGCGACCGCCTGCGCTCGGCCCGCACCGCCGGACGGCTGGCCGCCGTCAACATGCGGCTCGGACGCCCCGTGAGTCCCGTGACGCACGCGATACGCACGCGTGTACTCGGGCGGGTGCTGGCCGCGACCGGGTCACTCGTCCCGAACGCCTACGCGATGGGCCTCGACGCCGCCGCCCGGTGA
- a CDS encoding methyltransferase domain-containing protein: protein MDLRHRDVDLRELMDDPGCDPVALAQTLRRFDVVNRAVSGWGTVWRRHLRPALARLDRPSRVLDIGSGGGDVTARLARLAERDGLDVSWVGIDPDPRALAVARERGRPDLEFRSTDSTTLRASGERFDAVISNHVLHHLGESELDAFVGDSLALSRGIVLHADIERGRAAYALYAAGITPLQRGTFLRTDGLRSIRRSYRAPELRMTLADRGEWHVVRPAPFRVLAVGAGHA from the coding sequence GTGGACCTGAGGCACCGCGACGTCGACCTGCGGGAGCTGATGGACGACCCCGGCTGCGACCCGGTCGCCCTCGCGCAGACGCTCCGCCGCTTCGACGTCGTCAATCGCGCCGTGAGCGGTTGGGGAACGGTGTGGCGGCGCCACCTGCGGCCCGCCCTCGCGCGGCTCGATCGTCCCTCGCGGGTCCTCGACATCGGTTCGGGCGGCGGCGACGTCACCGCCCGACTGGCGCGGCTCGCCGAGCGGGACGGCCTCGACGTCAGCTGGGTCGGGATCGATCCCGACCCGCGCGCTCTCGCCGTCGCCCGTGAGCGCGGCCGGCCCGACCTCGAGTTCCGCAGCACCGACTCGACCACCCTGCGCGCGAGCGGCGAACGTTTCGACGCCGTCATCTCGAACCATGTCCTGCATCACCTCGGCGAGAGCGAGCTCGACGCCTTCGTCGGCGACTCGCTCGCCCTGTCGCGCGGCATCGTGCTGCACGCCGACATCGAACGCGGGCGGGCCGCCTACGCGCTCTATGCCGCGGGCATCACGCCACTGCAGCGCGGGACGTTCCTGCGCACAGACGGACTGCGCTCGATCCGCCGCAGCTACCGCGCGCCCGAGCTGCGGATGACGCTCGCCGACCGCGGCGAATGGCACGTCGTGCGGCCGGCACCGTTCCGCGTGCTGGCCGTGGGAGCAGGGCATGCCTGA
- a CDS encoding type III polyketide synthase has product MTARILSIGTAVPPAVIHQNSVRDLFAAQPGIGRLSQRLVGAAFDASAIETRHTVLTDLADALASRAAGGNAARADAAEADAADPASLPVISGDGALLSPSTRTRNDAYIALAPELSARAAREALSAASVDPADVTHVVTVSCTGMYAPGPDYRLVRDLGLPTSVERYHLGFIGCAAAVPALRAAARMCAAQPDAVVLVVCAELCTLHFRVADDPDQILAASLFADGAAAAVISADPSRRADRWLDLDRFATAVTDDGERDMTWTIGDAGFEMVLTAEVPRIIGREIRGAVADVVGDAHVDVWAVHPGGRAVLDRVESGLDLAPDALAQSRAVLRDYGNMSSATILFILRSLLAGDALRDGQTIATLAFGPGLTMEAALLTAGVAAAPDAAAGETVARDAARPEPVASWT; this is encoded by the coding sequence ATGACCGCCCGCATCCTGTCGATCGGCACCGCGGTGCCGCCGGCCGTGATCCACCAGAACTCCGTGCGCGACCTCTTCGCCGCGCAGCCCGGCATCGGGCGGCTGTCGCAGCGCCTGGTCGGCGCAGCGTTCGACGCCTCGGCGATCGAGACGCGGCACACGGTGCTGACCGACCTCGCCGACGCCCTCGCCTCCCGGGCCGCGGGAGGGAATGCTGCGCGAGCGGATGCCGCAGAGGCGGATGCCGCCGACCCGGCATCCCTCCCCGTCATCTCCGGCGACGGCGCCCTGCTGTCACCCTCGACCCGAACGCGCAACGACGCCTACATCGCGCTCGCCCCCGAGCTGTCGGCGCGCGCGGCCCGCGAGGCCCTGTCGGCGGCATCGGTCGACCCGGCCGACGTCACGCATGTGGTGACCGTGTCGTGCACCGGGATGTACGCCCCCGGCCCCGACTACCGACTCGTCCGAGATCTCGGCCTGCCGACATCCGTCGAGCGCTACCACCTGGGGTTCATCGGCTGCGCTGCCGCTGTTCCGGCGCTGCGCGCGGCGGCCCGCATGTGCGCCGCGCAGCCCGACGCGGTCGTGCTCGTCGTGTGCGCCGAGCTGTGCACGCTGCACTTCCGCGTCGCGGACGATCCCGACCAGATCCTCGCCGCGTCGCTGTTCGCCGACGGCGCCGCGGCGGCCGTCATCAGCGCCGACCCCTCGCGACGCGCTGACCGCTGGCTCGATCTCGACCGGTTCGCGACAGCCGTGACCGACGACGGCGAACGCGACATGACCTGGACGATCGGCGACGCCGGTTTCGAGATGGTGCTCACGGCCGAGGTGCCGCGGATCATCGGACGGGAGATCCGCGGCGCGGTGGCCGACGTCGTCGGCGATGCCCACGTCGACGTCTGGGCTGTGCACCCGGGTGGCCGTGCCGTCCTCGACCGCGTCGAGTCGGGGCTCGATCTGGCGCCCGATGCCCTCGCGCAATCGCGCGCGGTGCTGCGGGACTACGGCAACATGTCGAGCGCGACGATCCTCTTCATCCTCCGCTCGCTCCTCGCGGGCGATGCTCTGCGCGATGGTCAGACGATCGCGACGCTCGCCTTCGGGCCGGGCCTCACGATGGAGGCCGCCCTCCTCACCGCGGGAGTCGCCGCCGCGCCCGACGCCGCTGCCGGTGAGACCGTGGCGAGGGATGCCGCACGGCCGGAACCCGTCGCATCGTGGACCTGA
- a CDS encoding nitroreductase family protein — translation MSLIEERVAETDAPVLDILAARWSTRLYDDVSPVDEDALASALEAARWAPSAFNAQPWRFVVARRGTETHEKVVSTLVEFNQAWAGPAGALIVFIAQTENDGKPVPTALYDLGQAAAHFTVQAHADGLYTHQMTGFDAASLADKLGIESPFVPVTVMAVGDLGDVDAAPAAVRERELSPRTRRPVAESVVIDD, via the coding sequence ATGTCCCTCATCGAAGAGCGCGTCGCCGAGACCGACGCCCCCGTCCTCGACATCCTCGCCGCGCGCTGGAGCACCCGTCTGTATGACGATGTCTCGCCCGTCGATGAGGACGCCCTCGCCAGCGCCCTCGAAGCGGCGCGCTGGGCACCCTCTGCCTTCAACGCGCAGCCCTGGCGTTTCGTCGTGGCCCGCCGCGGCACCGAGACCCACGAGAAGGTCGTGTCGACCCTCGTCGAGTTCAACCAGGCCTGGGCCGGCCCGGCAGGCGCCCTCATCGTCTTCATCGCGCAGACCGAGAACGACGGCAAGCCCGTACCCACCGCGCTCTACGACCTCGGTCAGGCCGCTGCGCACTTCACCGTCCAGGCCCACGCCGATGGTCTCTACACGCACCAGATGACCGGATTCGATGCCGCGAGTCTCGCCGACAAGCTCGGCATCGAGTCACCTTTCGTTCCCGTCACCGTCATGGCCGTCGGAGACCTCGGAGACGTCGACGCCGCCCCCGCGGCGGTCCGCGAGCGCGAGCTGTCGCCCCGCACGCGCCGTCCGGTGGCCGAGTCCGTCGTCATCGACGACTGA
- a CDS encoding VOC family protein, producing MSAFTPDGAFSGFSVDDIDAARSFYADTLGLDVETNPMGFLEIRLASGGGILVYDKPGHTPASFTILNFPVDDIDAAVDELRERGVDTKIYPDEVFPSDERGIVRGGGGGPDIAWFRDPAGNVIAVLQA from the coding sequence ATGAGCGCATTCACCCCGGACGGGGCCTTCAGCGGGTTCAGCGTCGACGACATCGACGCGGCCCGATCGTTCTACGCCGACACTCTCGGTCTCGATGTCGAGACCAATCCCATGGGGTTTCTCGAGATCCGGCTGGCCTCGGGCGGCGGCATCCTGGTCTACGACAAGCCCGGACACACGCCCGCGAGCTTCACGATCCTGAACTTCCCGGTCGACGACATCGACGCCGCCGTCGATGAGCTGCGTGAGCGCGGCGTCGACACGAAGATCTATCCCGACGAGGTGTTCCCCTCCGACGAGCGGGGTATCGTCCGGGGCGGGGGCGGCGGTCCCGACATCGCCTGGTTCCGCGACCCCGCCGGGAACGTCATCGCCGTCCTCCAGGCCTGA
- a CDS encoding ABC transporter permease, which translates to MSAASPSFAQSTWLVAEREISSKLRSKSFVISFAILFLGALALVIWGGFSAANDSGSPVAVTPDAASYVQNAPGLDVKDVADRAAAESAVRDGDVDAAIVADSSAPTGYVVIGDTSVSNNILLSLAQLPKVELLDPSGDAGFLGYIVAIGFGAIFFISAQTFGATIAQSVVEEKQTRVVELLISAVPVRALLAGKVIGNTVLAMGQILILAAVAVIGLTVTDQTALLTGIGAPIAWFAVFFLFGFVLLAALFAAAAAMVSRQEDIGATTTPLILLVMAPYFLVIFAWNNPLILGIMSYVPFSAPVGMPMRLFLGDALWWEPLLSLVILLVTCVGAILVGAKIYENSLLRMGARVKLGEALRR; encoded by the coding sequence GTGAGCGCCGCATCCCCCTCATTCGCCCAGAGCACCTGGCTGGTCGCCGAGCGCGAGATCAGCTCGAAGCTCCGCAGCAAGTCGTTCGTCATCTCGTTCGCCATCCTCTTCCTCGGAGCGCTCGCTCTCGTGATCTGGGGTGGCTTCTCGGCGGCGAACGACAGCGGCTCCCCTGTCGCCGTGACCCCCGACGCCGCCTCCTACGTCCAGAACGCCCCCGGGCTCGACGTGAAGGATGTCGCCGACCGTGCGGCCGCCGAGAGCGCGGTGCGCGACGGCGACGTCGACGCCGCGATCGTCGCTGACTCGTCGGCCCCCACCGGCTACGTCGTCATCGGCGACACGTCGGTGTCGAACAACATCCTGCTGTCGCTCGCGCAGCTGCCGAAGGTCGAGCTGCTCGACCCGTCCGGCGACGCCGGGTTCCTCGGCTACATCGTCGCGATCGGCTTCGGCGCGATCTTCTTCATCTCGGCGCAGACCTTCGGTGCGACGATCGCCCAGTCGGTCGTCGAGGAGAAGCAGACGCGCGTCGTCGAGCTGCTGATCTCGGCCGTGCCCGTCCGGGCGCTGCTCGCGGGGAAGGTGATCGGCAACACGGTGCTGGCGATGGGGCAGATCCTGATCCTCGCCGCGGTCGCCGTGATCGGTCTCACCGTGACCGATCAGACCGCGTTGCTCACCGGCATCGGGGCGCCCATCGCGTGGTTCGCGGTGTTCTTCCTGTTCGGCTTCGTCCTGCTCGCCGCTCTCTTCGCCGCCGCCGCCGCGATGGTCTCTCGTCAGGAGGACATCGGGGCGACCACGACGCCGCTCATCCTGCTGGTCATGGCGCCGTACTTCCTCGTGATCTTCGCCTGGAACAACCCGCTGATCCTCGGGATCATGTCGTACGTGCCGTTCTCCGCACCCGTCGGCATGCCGATGCGTCTCTTCTTGGGCGACGCGCTGTGGTGGGAGCCCCTGCTGTCACTGGTGATCCTCCTCGTGACCTGCGTCGGCGCGATCCTCGTCGGCGCGAAGATCTACGAGAACTCGCTGCTGCGGATGGGTGCCCGCGTCAAGCTCGGCGAGGCCCTGCGCCGCTGA
- a CDS encoding ABC transporter ATP-binding protein, giving the protein MLELSGITKNYGTHRVLDDVGFRVPDGRLTGFVGGNGAGKTTTMRIMLGVLSRDRGEVTLDGSPVTAADRRRFGYMPEERGLYPKMKVLEQIVYLARLHGFSKADATTRARALLEELGLGERLNDNIETLSLGNQQRAQIAAALVHDPEVLILDEPFSGLDPLAVDVVADVLQTRAAQGVGVLFSSHQLDVVERLCDDLVIIARGTIRAAGTRDGLRREHQGHRYELVSTGDAGWIRTEPGVEVVEFDGGYALFDVDADETAQRVLRRAVEHGDVASFTPRHPSLAQIFTEVIQEVAP; this is encoded by the coding sequence ATGCTCGAACTGAGCGGCATCACCAAGAACTACGGCACGCACCGCGTGCTCGACGACGTGGGTTTCCGGGTGCCCGACGGGCGCCTGACGGGTTTCGTCGGCGGCAACGGAGCCGGCAAGACCACGACGATGCGCATCATGCTCGGCGTGCTCTCGCGTGATCGCGGCGAGGTGACCCTCGACGGATCACCGGTGACCGCCGCCGACCGCCGCCGCTTCGGGTACATGCCCGAGGAGCGCGGGCTCTACCCCAAGATGAAGGTGCTCGAGCAGATCGTCTACCTGGCACGACTGCACGGTTTCTCGAAGGCGGATGCCACAACGCGCGCTCGCGCCCTTCTCGAGGAGCTCGGACTCGGCGAGCGCCTGAACGACAACATCGAGACGCTGTCGCTCGGCAACCAGCAGCGCGCGCAGATCGCCGCCGCCCTCGTGCACGATCCCGAGGTGCTCATCCTCGACGAGCCGTTCTCGGGCCTCGACCCCCTCGCCGTCGACGTCGTGGCCGATGTCCTGCAGACCCGCGCCGCGCAGGGCGTCGGTGTGCTGTTCTCGTCGCACCAGCTCGACGTGGTCGAACGCCTCTGCGACGACCTCGTCATCATCGCCCGCGGCACCATCCGCGCCGCCGGCACGCGCGACGGGCTGCGCCGCGAGCACCAGGGCCACCGCTACGAGCTCGTCTCGACCGGAGACGCCGGCTGGATCCGCACCGAGCCGGGTGTCGAGGTCGTCGAGTTCGACGGCGGCTACGCCCTGTTCGACGTCGATGCCGACGAGACCGCGCAGCGCGTGCTGCGCCGTGCCGTCGAGCACGGCGACGTCGCGAGCTTCACGCCGCGGCATCCGTCCCTCGCCCAGATCTTCACCGAAGTCATCCAGGAGGTCGCCCCGTGA
- a CDS encoding ABC transporter ATP-binding protein, with protein MTLAARDLSWTRSGTLVVDGVSVRPEPGKTLGLLGPNGSGKSSLLRLLHGLVRPDAGLVTLDDQDLASLGRRHVARAVAAVTQHADTEVDITVREVVRLGRIPHRTAFGGDPAADDAAIARALEHVGLADRADRLWHTLSGGERQRAQIARALAQEPRELLLDEPTNHLDIRHQLELLELVCDLPVTCIVAIHDLNLAAMYCDAVMVLRSGRVVAAGSPADVLTAELIADVYGVAAEVHPDARTGRPVITFLRR; from the coding sequence ATGACCCTCGCCGCACGCGACCTGTCGTGGACGCGCTCGGGCACCCTCGTCGTCGACGGCGTCAGCGTGCGACCCGAGCCGGGGAAGACCCTCGGACTGCTCGGACCCAACGGCTCGGGCAAGTCTTCGCTCCTGCGGCTGCTGCACGGTCTGGTCCGGCCCGACGCCGGTCTCGTCACCCTCGACGATCAAGACCTCGCCTCGCTCGGCCGGCGTCACGTGGCGCGCGCCGTGGCCGCCGTGACGCAGCACGCCGATACGGAGGTCGACATCACCGTGCGCGAAGTCGTCCGCCTCGGCCGCATCCCCCACCGAACCGCGTTCGGGGGCGACCCTGCGGCCGATGACGCCGCGATCGCCCGCGCCCTCGAGCACGTCGGCCTCGCCGATCGGGCCGACCGACTGTGGCACACCCTCTCGGGCGGTGAGCGCCAGCGTGCGCAGATCGCCCGCGCGCTGGCGCAGGAGCCGCGGGAGCTGTTGCTCGACGAGCCCACCAATCACCTCGACATCCGTCATCAGCTCGAGCTGCTCGAGCTCGTCTGCGACCTGCCGGTGACGTGCATCGTCGCGATCCACGACCTGAATCTCGCCGCGATGTACTGCGACGCCGTCATGGTGCTGCGCTCGGGTCGGGTCGTCGCGGCCGGCTCCCCCGCCGATGTGCTGACCGCCGAGCTCATCGCCGACGTCTACGGCGTAGCGGCCGAGGTGCACCCGGACGCCCGTACGGGGCGTCCGGTCATCACCTTCCTGCGCCGCTGA
- a CDS encoding FecCD family ABC transporter permease, producing the protein MAGRAPGRALSARTRGPLATATLLVGGILLLVVSVGVAITLGPADILLVNVRDIVTNHLGLTDIPVKAAKDAIVWEERLPRALVAATCGAGLGLCGVIMQSLLRNPLAEPFILGISSGASTGAVAIGVLGLGGAALGLSGGAFIGALVAFAVVLLLSRLAGGGNDRVVLAGVASTQLFSALTSLVIFAFADADETRGVMFWLLGSLEGIRWDDVVLCAVVVALGSVLCLRYASALDAFVFGDEVAASLGIHIARTRGILLVTTALITATLVSVAGAIGFVGLVLPHMARLLVGSRHGRLIPTTIVAGAVFMVWVDAGSRVAFSPTPLPVGVGTALVGVPVFIALLARRRNRA; encoded by the coding sequence CTGGCTGGACGAGCACCGGGACGAGCTCTGAGCGCGCGCACCCGCGGCCCCCTCGCCACGGCGACGCTTCTCGTCGGCGGCATCCTGCTGCTCGTCGTCTCCGTCGGCGTCGCGATCACCCTCGGCCCGGCCGACATCCTGCTCGTCAACGTCCGCGACATCGTCACCAACCACCTCGGCCTGACCGACATCCCCGTCAAGGCAGCGAAGGACGCGATCGTCTGGGAGGAGCGGCTGCCGCGCGCGCTCGTCGCCGCGACATGCGGCGCGGGTCTCGGGCTCTGCGGCGTCATCATGCAGTCGCTCCTGCGGAACCCTCTCGCCGAGCCGTTCATCCTCGGCATCTCTTCGGGCGCCTCGACCGGCGCCGTCGCGATCGGCGTGCTCGGTCTCGGCGGTGCTGCCCTCGGCCTCTCCGGGGGCGCGTTCATCGGCGCGCTCGTCGCCTTCGCGGTCGTCCTCCTGCTCTCACGCCTCGCCGGGGGCGGCAACGACCGTGTCGTCCTGGCCGGTGTCGCGAGCACGCAGCTGTTCTCCGCGCTCACCTCGCTCGTGATCTTCGCGTTCGCCGACGCCGACGAGACGCGCGGGGTCATGTTCTGGCTGCTCGGATCGCTCGAGGGCATCCGCTGGGACGACGTCGTGCTGTGCGCCGTCGTCGTGGCTCTCGGCTCGGTGCTGTGCCTGCGCTACGCCTCGGCGCTCGACGCCTTCGTCTTCGGCGACGAGGTCGCGGCCTCCCTGGGCATCCACATCGCGCGCACGCGCGGCATCCTCCTCGTCACGACGGCGCTGATCACGGCCACACTGGTGAGCGTCGCCGGAGCGATCGGCTTCGTCGGACTCGTCCTGCCGCACATGGCGCGCCTGCTCGTCGGGTCGCGCCACGGGCGCCTCATCCCCACCACGATCGTCGCGGGTGCGGTCTTCATGGTGTGGGTGGATGCCGGCTCACGGGTCGCCTTCTCGCCGACTCCGCTGCCCGTCGGCGTCGGCACGGCCCTCGTGGGCGTACCCGTCTTCATCGCCCTGCTCGCCCGCCGGAGGAACCGCGCATGA
- a CDS encoding ABC transporter substrate-binding protein — protein sequence MRHRLLACLAAVPLAALVLAGCGASEVVPAGAAASDGNGETAYPLTIENCGRTITVDAAPQRVVSLDQNSTEILLSLGLEDRIAGTASWTDPILPSLAEADETVPRLADNAPTYEVVLGADPDFVTASFGRHFSQGGVATRDRFDETGIGSYLSPTDCDNGVSINGGGTRTTALTVDALYQEISELGRIFDVSDRAEKLVDDLRSRAEAATAGIDASGASVAFWFADTKTPYVAGGLGSAELLASTTGFTNVYDDLDDDWPATTWEDLVDRDPQVLVLGDLQRDRFPGDRLDDKIAFLESDPLTRTIDAVRGQRYIALHGAELNPSIRFVDGLEKIRRWLDEHRDEL from the coding sequence GTGCGTCATCGTCTCCTCGCCTGCCTCGCCGCCGTTCCGCTGGCCGCTCTCGTCCTCGCGGGATGCGGCGCGTCGGAGGTCGTCCCGGCCGGCGCGGCCGCCTCGGACGGGAACGGTGAGACGGCCTACCCCCTGACCATCGAGAACTGCGGTCGCACCATCACCGTCGACGCCGCACCTCAGCGCGTCGTCTCTCTGGATCAGAACTCGACCGAGATACTGCTCTCCCTCGGCCTCGAGGACCGGATCGCGGGCACAGCCTCGTGGACCGATCCGATCCTGCCGTCGCTGGCCGAGGCCGATGAGACGGTGCCGCGCCTGGCCGACAACGCTCCGACCTACGAGGTCGTCCTCGGCGCCGACCCCGACTTCGTCACCGCCTCGTTCGGACGCCACTTCAGCCAGGGCGGCGTCGCGACTCGCGACCGGTTCGACGAGACCGGGATCGGCAGCTACCTCTCGCCGACCGATTGCGACAACGGGGTCAGCATCAACGGAGGCGGCACCCGCACGACCGCGCTCACCGTCGACGCGCTCTACCAGGAGATCAGCGAGCTGGGTCGGATCTTCGATGTGTCCGATCGGGCCGAGAAGCTCGTCGACGATCTGCGGTCGCGGGCGGAGGCGGCGACCGCGGGCATCGACGCCTCGGGAGCGAGCGTGGCCTTCTGGTTCGCCGACACGAAGACCCCGTACGTCGCGGGCGGGCTCGGATCGGCGGAGCTGCTCGCCTCGACGACCGGGTTCACCAACGTCTACGACGACCTCGACGACGACTGGCCCGCCACGACGTGGGAGGACCTCGTCGACCGCGATCCGCAGGTGCTCGTCCTCGGCGACCTGCAGCGCGACCGGTTCCCCGGCGACCGGCTCGACGACAAGATCGCGTTCCTCGAATCCGATCCCCTGACCCGGACGATCGACGCGGTGCGCGGTCAGCGCTACATCGCACTTCACGGCGCCGAGCTGAACCCCTCGATCCGCTTCGTCGACGGCCTCGAGAAGATCAGGCGCTGGCTGGACGAGCACCGGGACGAGCTCTGA